A section of the Oreochromis aureus strain Israel breed Guangdong linkage group 22, ZZ_aureus, whole genome shotgun sequence genome encodes:
- the ssr2 gene encoding translocon-associated protein subunit beta, which produces MTRMLHVFVILSLLALGSGEEGARLLASKSLLNRYAVEGRDLTLQYSIYNVGSSAALEVELSDDSFPPEDFGIVSGMLNVKWDRIAPASNVSHTVVLRPLKAGYFNFTSATVSYLVQEGGQVVVGYTSAPGQGGILAQREFDRRFSPHYLDWAAFGVMTLPSIGIPLLLWYSSKRKYDSPKSKKN; this is translated from the exons ATGACCAGGATGCTGCACGTGTTTGTAATCCTTTCTCTGCTGGCTCTGGGCTCAGGAGAAGAGGGCGCCCGTTTGTTGGCCTCCAAATCCCTCCTGAACCGCTATGCTGTGGAGGGCCGCGACCTGACCCTCCAGTACAGCATCTACAACGTGGGTTCCAG TGCAGCTCTAGAGGTGGAGCTATCCGATGATTCTTTTCCTCCTGAAGATTTTGGAATTGTTTCCGGAATGCTGAATGTGAAATGGGACAGGATTGCACC AGCCAGCAACGTCTCTCACACAGTGGTGTTGCGGCCCTTGAAGGCTGGATACTTTAATTTTACCTCGGCTACTGTCAGCTACCTGGTTCAGGAGGGAGGACAAGTTGTG GTTGGCTACACCAGCgctcctggacagggaggaatcTTGGCTCAGAGAGAGTTTGACCGACGCTTCTCTCCACACTAT CTGGACTGGGCTGCATTTGGTGTGATGACTCTACCCTCCATCGGCATCCCTCTGCTTCTCTGGTACTCCAGCAAGAGGAAATATGATTCGCCCAAGAGCAAGAAGAACTGA